A genomic window from Nocardioides sp. BP30 includes:
- a CDS encoding ABC transporter ATP-binding protein has translation MTTTPYLGAATALELSGVSRSYRDASGTVVALDDVTIAFPRGSWTAIMGPSGSGKSTLLHCAAGLDRVDSGHVFLGEHDLVGVSERELTILRRSRIGFVFQSFNLIGSLTAAQNVALPLQLAGRSPSAADVRRALEEVGLGGRAGHRPRELSGGQQQRVAIARAMTTRPEVLFADEPTGALDSRSAGVVLDLMRAMADRGQTIVMVTHDPAAAARADSIVFLSDGHLAGRLDGADPATVADRLVSLEMHR, from the coding sequence ATGACAACCACCCCCTACCTCGGCGCCGCGACCGCCCTCGAGTTGAGCGGCGTGAGTCGCAGCTATCGCGACGCATCCGGCACGGTCGTCGCGCTCGACGACGTCACGATCGCCTTTCCCCGTGGGTCCTGGACCGCGATCATGGGCCCGTCCGGCTCGGGCAAGTCGACTCTGCTGCACTGCGCCGCGGGCCTCGATCGGGTCGACAGCGGCCATGTGTTCCTGGGCGAGCACGACCTCGTCGGCGTGAGCGAACGGGAGCTGACGATCCTGCGCCGTTCCCGGATCGGGTTCGTGTTCCAGAGCTTCAACCTCATCGGCTCGCTGACCGCCGCACAGAACGTCGCGCTGCCGCTCCAACTGGCGGGGCGGTCGCCATCGGCCGCCGATGTGCGCCGCGCCCTGGAGGAGGTGGGCCTGGGCGGTCGTGCCGGCCATCGACCGCGTGAGCTCTCCGGGGGCCAGCAGCAGCGCGTCGCGATCGCACGGGCGATGACGACCCGGCCCGAGGTGCTCTTCGCCGACGAACCCACCGGAGCCCTCGACTCGCGCTCGGCCGGGGTGGTGCTCGACCTGATGCGCGCGATGGCGGACCGGGGTCAGACCATCGTGATGGTCACCCACGACCCTGCGGCGGCCGCCCGAGCCGACTCGATCGTCTTCCTCAGCGACGGACACCTGGCGGGTCGGCTCGACGGCGCGGACCCGGCCACCGTCGCCGATCGGCTCGTCTCCTTGGAGATGCATCGATGA
- a CDS encoding DeoR/GlpR family DNA-binding transcription regulator, translating into MESAERQRLVLDRLREAGRVEVADLARETRCSVITIRRDLDQLARVGALRRVRGGAVSSGLRGEGLPFAMRASENAEGKGRLAAVAADLISDGEAVGLDSGTTAVAVARALFSRRVTVMPMSVQGIGVLSTSATASVVVPGGTVHPTEGSLSGPLLEAAFARTRLDTAVLSCCGAAEAAGVTAFDFADAAAKQAMMRSANRTILVAEAAKFALTAMAVVCPLTDFDVIVTEQSAPRQLLQTLEDAGAEVHLV; encoded by the coding sequence ATGGAGAGCGCGGAGCGACAACGACTGGTCCTCGACCGACTGCGGGAGGCCGGCCGCGTGGAGGTGGCCGATCTGGCGCGCGAGACACGATGCTCGGTGATCACCATCCGCCGCGACCTCGATCAGCTCGCCAGGGTGGGTGCTCTGCGGCGCGTTCGCGGCGGCGCCGTCTCGAGTGGTCTCCGCGGCGAAGGCCTCCCCTTCGCGATGCGAGCCTCGGAGAACGCCGAGGGGAAGGGCCGACTCGCAGCGGTGGCGGCGGACCTGATCTCCGACGGAGAGGCTGTCGGGCTCGACAGCGGCACGACAGCTGTCGCCGTCGCACGCGCACTCTTCTCGCGGCGGGTGACCGTCATGCCGATGTCGGTGCAGGGCATCGGCGTGCTGTCGACCAGCGCCACCGCGAGCGTGGTCGTGCCCGGCGGCACCGTCCACCCCACCGAGGGCTCGCTCAGCGGCCCGCTCCTGGAGGCGGCCTTCGCCCGGACGAGGCTCGACACCGCCGTCCTGTCCTGCTGCGGTGCGGCCGAAGCGGCCGGCGTGACAGCCTTCGACTTCGCCGACGCCGCAGCCAAGCAGGCGATGATGCGATCGGCCAACCGGACCATCCTGGTCGCCGAGGCCGCGAAGTTCGCCCTCACCGCCATGGCCGTGGTCTGCCCGCTGACCGACTTCGACGTCATCGTCACCGAGCAGTCGGCTCCTCGCCAGCTCCTGCAGACGTTGGAGGATGCCGGCGCCGAAGTGCACCTGGTGTGA